ACCTCGGACTTGGCGACCTTCGCGCCCGGGCTCGCCGGCCCCTGCTCGCCGCCGCCGAAGCCCGGAGGCCCGAAGCCCGGCCCGCGACGGCCGCCGGGGCCGCCGCGTCCGCCCGGCTGCGACTTCTCGCCCGCGACGGCGGCCTGGCGCTCGTCGCCGTTCAGGCGGCCGTCGCCGTCCTTGTCGTACTTCTTGACCAGCTTGCGCTCGCCGCCGCCCATCGGCCCGCCGGGCCCGCCCATGGGACCGCCGCGACCGCCCGGACCCCCGGGGCCGAAGCCCGGCGGGCCGGGGAGGCTGGAGTTCACGGCCGCCGCGAGGGCCTCGGCGTCGAGGGAGCCCTTCTTGTCGGCGTCGCCCTGGCGGACGAAACGCACGGCGGCCGCGCCGGCTTCTTTCGGGGTCAGGCGGCCGTCCTTGTCGGCGTCGGCCGCCTCCAGCAGCATGGGGCCGAAGAACGTGCCGGGGCCGAAGTCCGGGTCGTCCGGGGCCGGCATCCCGGGGGGGCCCGACATCCGCCGGTTCAGGGCGCGTCCCAGCGCCTGGGCGTCGAGCGAGCCCTTCTTGTCGGCCTCGGCGACGAACTTCGCGGCGGCCTTGCCGGCCTCCTCGGGCGAGAGCCGGCCGTCCCGGTCGGCGTCCGCCTCTTCGAGGAGCATGCCCGCCATGAACCCGCCGGGGCCGAAGCCCCCCGGGCCGCCGGGGGGCGGGCCGAACCCGTCGGGCGGGCCCGGCTCCTGGGATCGCCCCAGGGCCTCGGGATCGAACTCGGGCGCCGGGAACGTCGCCCCCAGGATGGCGAGCCCGACGGCCGCGCAGGCGCCGGTGGACATGAGGATTCGCAGGATGGCCGTCGGCATGATTCCCCCCTCGGATGGTCGACCTTCGCGGGCGTCGCCTCTTCCCCTCCAACGCTCCTGGTCGGATTATGTGGGATTCGAGAAGCTCGGTCCGTAACAGAATGTAAACACCCCGGAGGACGGCCATGCGGCTGGGGCGAATCCACCACGCGGCGATCATCTGCTCGGACTACGACCGCTCGCGGCGGTTCTACGTCGAGACCCTCGGCCTGGCCGTCGTCCGCGAGGTCCACCGCCGCGAGCGCGACTCGTACAAGCTCGACCTGGCCCTCCCCGACGGCGCCCAGATCGAGCTCTTCTCCTTCCCGAGCCCGCCGCCGCGGCCGAGCTACCCCGAGGCCCGGGGCCTGCGCCACCTGGCCTTCGAGACCCCCGACCTCGACGAGGCCGTCCGCGACCTGGAGGCCCGCGGCGTGATCGTCGAGCCCGTGCGCGTCGACGAGCACACGGGCAAGCGCTTCACCTTCTTCGCCGACCCCGACGGCCTGCCGCTGGAGCTTTACGAGGCCTGAGTTCGGGACGGGCGATCCGGCAAGGGGGCCGCGATCGGCCTCCAGGTCCGCCCAGACCTCGCGAAACCAACCGTTTCGGGACGTCGAATCGGCCCGACGCGGCGTTCGGCGCCGGGCTTGCGTTATCCCTCCTGCATCACTTCGAGACCCGCACCTCGATTCGCGGAACCCACAGGACGCGCCGCCGTTTTCGGCGGCTTCACGATATCAAGGCCCACGCCCCGGCGCGGGCCAGGAGGGGATCCCATGCGCGCCACGATCCGGAACCTGTCCGTCGCCCTCGCGATCGCCACCCTCAGCGGCTGCACGGCCGTGGGCTCGCGCTGCCTGCACCGCCCTTGCACCTCGGAGTGCGCCGCCTCGTTCGACTCGCCCGCGCCCTTCGCGGTGACGTCGATGACCGGGAGACCTTCGCTCATCAGCCGCGTGCGCAGCCGCCTCTGGGACCGCGACGAGACCCCTCGCGACGTGACCGTCCGCCCCGAGACGACGCCCATCCCGGGGGCGACCGTCGCGCGTCGCTCCCCC
The DNA window shown above is from Paludisphaera mucosa and carries:
- the gloA2 gene encoding SMU1112c/YaeR family gloxylase I-like metalloprotein, which encodes MRLGRIHHAAIICSDYDRSRRFYVETLGLAVVREVHRRERDSYKLDLALPDGAQIELFSFPSPPPRPSYPEARGLRHLAFETPDLDEAVRDLEARGVIVEPVRVDEHTGKRFTFFADPDGLPLELYEA